The genomic stretch GTATGGCAGAAATTATCGCAGGGGCTTGGGGAAACCTGAGAGTTCAGACCCGTATAATCGGGAATGACGGGCGTAAAATCACGGCTCAGGCTGTCTGCCATGACCTTGAAACAAACTACGCCGTATGCAAGACCGTTGACCGCCGGATAACAACGAAAACGGGCAAAACATACAGTGACGATATGCAGGTTGTGACAGGCAACGCTGCCTCTTCAATCGCTTTCAGAAATGCAGTCTTGGCGGTCATACCGAAAGCCGTTACAAAACGTGTCATCAATGAAGTTAAAAAGGTTGCGCTCGGTCAGGCGATTGACGTTGAGACATCACGCAAGAACTGTTTGGCAAACTTCGCAAAAGCGGGTGTGACGGAAGCCATGATTTGCCAATATCTCGGTATCAAGACTATCGCAGACATAGACAAAGAACGTCTGTTTGAACTGAGAGCCACTTGGAACGCAATCAAAGAGGGAACGACAACCGTTCAGGAAACCTTTGTCAAACCACAACTTGAAGCCAAAGCACAAGAAGAAGCCAATAAAAAGACCGCTTCGGCGGCTGACAAGGCGGCAGCGGCTATCGCACAAGCAACGGGAGAAATACCCGCCAACGTTGACCCTGAAACGGGTGAAATCAAAGAAGAAAAGTCAAAGAAAACATCAACATCTAAAAAGTAAAACATTATGAAAGAAGTAATTGAAGTCAAAAGAGACGATTTGCGGGAACTTTATCAGGTATTAACCAATTACCCGGCAATTTCAAAAGAACAGGTTCAGAACGAAATGCACAAGGTTTTCGGGGAAGATACATTCAAACCCAAAGACATCATGGAGCGTGTAAAGACCTTTGAAGACGCTTGCCGTGAACTTGGGGAAGAACACCCATTTGTAAGGTCATATAACGGTTATACAAACAACATCCACGAAAACAATAAAAACGATACGGACATACTTGCATACCTCAAACTCCGTATCATCTGCGCCGCCTTGAACGAGGGCTGGGAGCCTCAATTCACAGAGGACGAATGGCGTTATTATCCTTGGTTTTGGCTCTATACTCAGAAAGAAATCAATGACATGGATGAAGACGAAAAAACAGACCGCCGCTTAATGTCAACAGGCGAATATCAAACAGGTCATGCGGGTCTCGCTTGTGCGACTTCGGATAACGCCCCCTCGACTGCGAATGCGTCTGTCGGTTCTCGCCTTTGCTTAAAGAGCGACACGCTCGCCGTTTACTGCGGGAAACAGTTCATCAACATCTGGGCAGACTTCTGTCTTATCCGCAAGTGAGTAACAACAAATGTTTAACATTCAAATATCAACAGTTTATGGAAACTAAAAATAACAGCGAATTTTTATCAAAAGTCAACGCTTTTCAAGAAGAAGCGCAAGAGTTCATCAAAAAGTCTGATAAGAGACATGCCGTAATTATCATTGCCTCTGAACCTGACGAAAACGGGGAAGGCTCATGTCAAACCGGGTCTATCATGGGAAATGAAGAAGAAGCCGTTCATGCTTTAGTCGGGTTTATAAGACAACCCCAAGGACGTGAGTTGTTAAAGAGAGCTGCTTCTCTAAGTATGCTTGATTCTTTAATGAAATCAGTATTAAACGCAAAAGAACGGGAGGAAAGAAAATGAGCTACACGATTATCAGACCGAAAGACCGTAACGAATGGCTTGAACACAGAAAGTCAGGTATCGGGAGCAGTGAGGTTGCAACCATTCTCGGGTTGAACCCGTGGGAAACCCCTTATCAGCTTTGGAGACGCAAGGTTGGTCTTGATGAACCTAAAACAGAGACCTTTGCTATGAAAGCGGGTCATTATCTTGAAGACGCTGTTGCGCAATTTTGGCATGACGATACGGGACGTGAAATAATCAAGTCATCAGCCGGAGACTGGCTGATAAGAAACAATGAACGCCCCTATCTTCAGGTCAGCCCTGACCGTACATATTGGCTCGCAGGAGAAAAGAAGAACGCTTCAAACAAAGGTGTTTTGGAATGCAAGACCACCCAAATGAAAATTTCCTCTGACGATCTGCCGAAGCATTGGTTCTGTCAGGTTCAATATCAACTCGGGGTTGCAGAATTGAAAGAGGGCAGTTTGGCTTGGCTCTGTTCAGGACGTGAGTTTGGCTATAAAGACCTGTCTTTTGTTCCTGACTTCTACGCATGGATAGTTGAAGAAGTTGAAAAGTTTTGGCGTGACAACATTCAAGGGAAGAAAGAACCCGAAGCGACATCGGTTCAAGACATTCTGCTGAAATTCAACCGTCACACGGACGGGAAAATCGTTGAAGTGAATGACGCTATTTTCTCAGACTATCAAAAGTTGAAAGAAGTCAAGAAAGAGATGGATAAACTTGATGAAATCAAGACAGAGTTGGAAGAACGCATTAAACTCGGCTTCGGAGACGCAGAGGCTATCAGCTACGGAGGTCAGACGCTCGCCACATGGAAAGCCCCCAAGCCGTCAATGAAGTTTGACGACAAGGCTTTCAAAGCCGCACACCCTGAAATGGTTTCCGAGTTCTCAAGGGAGGTTCAGGGGGCACGCCGCTTCCTGTTAAAATAAGGTTCAATCAACAAAGAAATGTCAGACGGTTATGTATATCATTTCAAATAAGCAAATGGAAAATATAATCAGCTATATCGAAGCATGGAAAGACGGGGTTCAGGTTGAAGAAAAGGACACCCGGACTTATAACAAGGTTCGCCTCGCAAATATCCTTGTGAAGAAACTGAAAGCGAAACAGCCGCTTTCAAAGCCTGAACTTTCTGAGAGCCTTAAAAAAAATCTTCGTGATTTGAAGTGAGTACAATGTAATCACTTATCTTTGCAATAGCCGAAATGAAAAGACAGTTAAACAACGATATAAACTCCGTACACGGGTTGGATATCCGAAAGGTTTTCAAACGCTTGCTGTTATGCGTGGTTAGCCCTAAATACGGAGTTTCATTCTCTCAAATATGATAACACTCAGAGAAAACCAAACAGAGCCGATAAACAAGGCTATTCATTTCTTCACGGAAAAGAAACCGAAGCCGAGTTTGATTGTTCTCCCGACAGCTTGGGGGAAATCAATACTGACGGCTTTTGTCGCGAAGAACAGCAACGATAAAATGATTGTTCTTCAACCCTCAAAAGAGTTGCTCGAACAGAACTATTTGAAATATTGCTCACTGTGTGGGGATTTCGCTTTGAATGCGGGCATTTACAGCGCGAGTTTCGGGCGAAAGGACATCGCACAAATAACTTACGCCACGATAGGCTCAATCAAGAGCCTTGGGGCTAAATTCAAGTCTCTTGGATTTACAAAGATGTTGATTGATGAAGCGCACCTTTATCCTCGTGAGGCTGACAGTATGCTCGGGCGTTTCCTGAAAGAAAGCGGGATAACACACGTCCTCGGAATCACGGCTACCCCCGTGAAGCTGCAAACGAACCGGGATAAGGACGGGCAGAACTTTTCAAAACTTGTCATGCTGACCTCCCGTTCAAAGAAAGGCAACTTCTTCAAAGACATCATTCATGTCGGGCAGGTGGCTGAAATGGTTCGCCTCGGCTTTTGGTCTCCGCTTCAATATGAGACAGCGGGATTCGACAGCAGTCTTCTTGTCTTCAACAGTTCAAAATCTGAATACACGGAAGAAAGCGTTCAGCGGGCGTATGATGCGTACGGAGGATCTGAACAGATTGTTCAAGCCCTTGACAGACATTCAGACCGCCGCCATATTCTTGTCTTCGTTCCCTCTGTTGAGGACGCTATAACACTTTCAAAGAAATACCCAAACTCAGCCGTGATTTACGGGGAAATGGATAAGACGGAACGTTCTCAGGTCATCACACGTTTCAAGGCGGGCGAAATACGGGTCATATTTAACGTCAGAGTGCTTTCGACAGGCTTTGACTATACAGGTATCGACTGCATCGTTTTAGGCGTTTCTACGGCTTCTATCGCCTTGTATTATCAGATTATCGGACGTGCGACACGTATTGACCCCGAGAAAACGGACGCTTTGATTGTTGACCTCGGCGGCAATGTTGAACGTTTCGGGCGTGTTGAAGACATCACGTTTGAGCAGGGTAAAATGTGGCGAATGTTCGGAACGGGCGGGCGGCTTCTGTCAGGCATACCCATTTCGGACATCGGTCATTACACCCGTGAAGACACACGGGCGATAGACGCTCGGGCAGAATCCCCGATTGAAATCATGCCTTTCGGCAAATATAAGGGGAACAGAATAGCGGACATTCCCCTTGATTACCGTCAATGGATGATACGCTCCTTTGAATGGAACGCAAGGAACGAGAAACTCCGCAAATCAATTCTTACAACCCTATAAATCCATCAGGCTATGGCAAGACCGAAAAAACAAACCGTTGATTATTTCCCGCACTTCGTCAAGGGCGGGCGCACGATTTTCATCCTTGAAAACAAGTTCGGGAATGACGGATATGCGTTTTGGTTCAAACTCCTTGAAATTCTCGGGGAAAGTGAGGGGCATTTCTATGATTGTTCAAACGCTTCAAATTGGGAGTATCTTCTTGCCAAAACACGTGTCACAGAGGAAAAGGCGAAAGACATTATCAACGTCTTGATAAATCTAAACAAAATTGACATTGAGCTATGGAACGAACATCGTGTTTTATGGATTGCGAATTTTGTCAGAAACCTTTCAGATGTTTACAGAACCCGTAACACCAACCTCCCGTCAAAACCCTGTTTTGAAGACAAGAAACAGCCTGAACAGAAAGTTTCTTCCGAGAAAACACAGGATGAAGAACGGTTTTCTGCGCAAGAAACCCCTAAAGGAG from Butyricimonas virosa encodes the following:
- a CDS encoding YqaJ viral recombinase family protein; translated protein: MSYTIIRPKDRNEWLEHRKSGIGSSEVATILGLNPWETPYQLWRRKVGLDEPKTETFAMKAGHYLEDAVAQFWHDDTGREIIKSSAGDWLIRNNERPYLQVSPDRTYWLAGEKKNASNKGVLECKTTQMKISSDDLPKHWFCQVQYQLGVAELKEGSLAWLCSGREFGYKDLSFVPDFYAWIVEEVEKFWRDNIQGKKEPEATSVQDILLKFNRHTDGKIVEVNDAIFSDYQKLKEVKKEMDKLDEIKTELEERIKLGFGDAEAISYGGQTLATWKAPKPSMKFDDKAFKAAHPEMVSEFSREVQGARRFLLK
- a CDS encoding putative quorum-sensing-regulated virulence factor produces the protein MITLRENQTEPINKAIHFFTEKKPKPSLIVLPTAWGKSILTAFVAKNSNDKMIVLQPSKELLEQNYLKYCSLCGDFALNAGIYSASFGRKDIAQITYATIGSIKSLGAKFKSLGFTKMLIDEAHLYPREADSMLGRFLKESGITHVLGITATPVKLQTNRDKDGQNFSKLVMLTSRSKKGNFFKDIIHVGQVAEMVRLGFWSPLQYETAGFDSSLLVFNSSKSEYTEESVQRAYDAYGGSEQIVQALDRHSDRRHILVFVPSVEDAITLSKKYPNSAVIYGEMDKTERSQVITRFKAGEIRVIFNVRVLSTGFDYTGIDCIVLGVSTASIALYYQIIGRATRIDPEKTDALIVDLGGNVERFGRVEDITFEQGKMWRMFGTGGRLLSGIPISDIGHYTREDTRAIDARAESPIEIMPFGKYKGNRIADIPLDYRQWMIRSFEWNARNEKLRKSILTTL